The following proteins are encoded in a genomic region of Pikeienuella piscinae:
- a CDS encoding ABC transporter ATP-binding protein, which yields MTDYDGPILEIVNLHISFFTRAGEIPAVMDFSCTVQPGEAMGLVGESGCGKSTVALGVMQDLGKNGRVTGGTIRFKGRDLSTFSAEELRAIRGSEIAMIYQEPMASLNPAMKIGRQLMEVPMIHQKMGRRDAYNLALEMVASVKLPDPKRILDAYPHQLSGGQQQRIVIAMALMSRPALLILDEPTTALDVTVEAGIVDLVKELGETTGTSILFISHNLGLVLETCDRICVMYSGEAVETGSIEEVFDHMRHPYTEGLFRSIPLPGADKNTRPLVAIPGNFPLPNERPPGCYFGPRCSYFEAGRCDAQPIDMVTLPGRDRHESRCLRWDEIDWNAPVPRVADAAATTAGDVVLSVDNLKKYYEVSGNSFGRGAAKVVKANETLSFEAREAETLAIVGESGCGKSTLAKVLLGLETATEGHVKLSNEDIANIEIEKRATKTVASIQMVFQNPFDTLNPSHSIGGQIMRVLEKFKVGKNQKDREERMLQLLDLVKLPRAFAKRMPRQLSGGQKQRIGIARAFAGDAKVVVADEPVSALDVSVQAAVTDLLMEIQRERRTTMLFISHDLSIVRYLADRVMVMYLGHVVEIGSTEQVFAPPYHPYTEALLSAVPIADTRVKKKHIVLEGDIPSAMNPPSGCPFQTRCPRKHQVPGNKCETEVPPMVTLGPGHQSKCHLSADILAAMEPVIEVGAA from the coding sequence ATGACCGATTACGACGGACCGATCCTCGAAATCGTGAACCTCCACATTTCCTTCTTCACCCGGGCCGGGGAGATCCCGGCGGTGATGGATTTCTCCTGCACCGTACAACCCGGCGAGGCGATGGGTCTCGTCGGCGAATCCGGCTGCGGCAAGTCCACCGTCGCCCTTGGCGTGATGCAGGACCTCGGCAAGAACGGTCGTGTCACCGGCGGGACGATCCGGTTCAAGGGGCGCGACCTCTCCACGTTCTCCGCCGAGGAGCTGCGCGCCATCCGCGGCTCGGAGATTGCGATGATCTATCAGGAGCCGATGGCCTCGCTGAACCCGGCGATGAAGATCGGCAGGCAACTGATGGAAGTCCCGATGATCCATCAGAAGATGGGACGGCGCGACGCCTATAATCTGGCGCTGGAGATGGTCGCCTCGGTCAAGCTCCCCGACCCGAAGCGCATCCTCGACGCCTATCCGCACCAGCTCTCGGGCGGTCAGCAACAGCGCATCGTCATCGCCATGGCGCTGATGTCGCGCCCGGCGCTGCTGATCCTCGACGAGCCGACGACGGCGCTGGATGTGACGGTCGAGGCCGGCATTGTCGACCTAGTGAAGGAACTCGGCGAGACGACCGGCACCTCGATCCTCTTCATATCCCATAATCTCGGCCTGGTGCTGGAGACATGCGACCGGATATGCGTGATGTATTCCGGTGAAGCGGTGGAGACCGGATCGATCGAGGAAGTCTTCGATCACATGCGCCATCCCTATACCGAGGGGCTCTTCCGTTCGATCCCGCTTCCGGGCGCCGACAAGAACACCCGCCCGCTGGTCGCCATTCCAGGCAATTTCCCGCTGCCGAACGAGCGCCCGCCGGGCTGCTATTTCGGCCCGCGCTGCAGCTATTTCGAGGCCGGACGGTGTGATGCGCAGCCGATCGACATGGTGACGCTGCCCGGGCGCGACCGGCACGAGTCGCGGTGCCTGCGCTGGGACGAGATCGACTGGAACGCCCCGGTCCCGCGCGTCGCAGACGCTGCGGCGACGACCGCTGGCGATGTCGTCCTCTCGGTCGATAACCTGAAGAAGTATTACGAGGTTTCAGGCAACTCCTTCGGCAGGGGCGCCGCGAAGGTGGTGAAGGCGAACGAGACGCTCAGTTTCGAGGCGCGCGAAGCCGAGACCCTCGCCATCGTCGGCGAATCGGGTTGCGGCAAGTCGACGCTCGCCAAGGTGCTGCTGGGGCTGGAGACCGCGACAGAAGGCCATGTGAAGCTCTCGAATGAGGATATTGCGAATATCGAGATCGAGAAGCGCGCGACCAAGACCGTCGCCTCGATCCAGATGGTGTTCCAGAATCCGTTCGATACGCTGAATCCCAGCCACTCGATCGGCGGGCAGATCATGCGGGTGCTGGAGAAGTTCAAGGTCGGCAAGAACCAGAAGGACCGCGAGGAGCGGATGCTCCAGCTTCTCGACCTGGTCAAACTGCCGCGCGCCTTCGCCAAACGCATGCCGCGCCAGCTTTCCGGCGGCCAGAAACAGCGCATCGGCATCGCCCGCGCCTTCGCCGGCGACGCGAAGGTGGTGGTGGCGGATGAGCCGGTCTCGGCGCTCGACGTTTCGGTGCAGGCGGCCGTCACCGACCTTCTGATGGAGATTCAGCGCGAGCGGCGCACAACCATGCTCTTCATCAGCCATGATCTCTCCATCGTGCGCTATCTCGCCGACCGGGTGATGGTGATGTATCTCGGTCATGTGGTGGAGATCGGCTCCACCGAGCAGGTCTTCGCCCCGCCTTATCATCCCTATACCGAGGCGCTACTCTCCGCGGTGCCGATCGCAGATACGCGGGTGAAGAAGAAGCATATCGTCCTCGAAGGCGACATTCCGTCGGCGATGAACCCGCCCTCCGGATGCCCGTTCCAGACGCGTTGCCCGCGCAAGCACCAAGTGCCCGGAAACAAGTGCGAGACCGAGGTCCCGCCGATGGTCACCCTTGGCCCCGGCCATCAGAGCAAGTGCCACCTTTCCGCGGACATTCTCGCCGCGATGGAGCCGGTGATCGAGGTCGGGGCGGCGTAA
- a CDS encoding PepSY-associated TM helix domain-containing protein, which yields MTDSSVAGAGASALYRAVWRWHFYAGLIVLPFMILIAITGGLYLFKDEINNAFYGDLRIVEPQESAPLPASTLVASALAYSPGKVKTYRPPSASDRAAEVKIASDDSVSDTIYVNPYDGKALGSVWDGGAAGSPAMWLVRKIHSLEYIGWWGNRIIEAVAGWALLLVVSGLYLWWPRGRGVGVFRPRRAKGRPFWRDLHAVTGAYAALFIGFLALTGLPWSGVWGAQFYDLSYKAGLGMPDGYWGSYPTSNVPTGAALDQTPWILEHQPMPISGAAEGVPIGLDRIIELVEATGIHPGYALDMPGGPEGVFTASVYPDDITFERVIHFDQYTGEKLFDMGLADLGALGRAAEWGISVHMGQEFGALNQAAMLFACVSIILMAVSALVMWWKRRPAGGLGAPRPPADWRAPRAILVFAVVAGIVFPLVGLSLLVMLAIDLALPLALRKRVA from the coding sequence ATGACAGACTCATCTGTTGCGGGGGCCGGCGCCTCCGCGCTTTATCGCGCCGTATGGCGCTGGCATTTCTACGCCGGACTGATCGTTCTTCCGTTCATGATCCTGATCGCCATCACCGGCGGGTTGTATCTTTTCAAGGACGAGATCAACAACGCCTTCTACGGCGATCTCCGGATCGTCGAGCCGCAAGAATCGGCGCCGCTTCCCGCCTCCACGCTCGTCGCGAGCGCGCTGGCCTATTCTCCAGGGAAGGTGAAGACCTACCGGCCCCCCTCCGCGTCGGACCGAGCGGCGGAGGTGAAGATCGCCAGCGACGACAGCGTCAGCGACACCATCTATGTGAATCCATATGACGGGAAAGCGCTCGGCAGCGTCTGGGACGGGGGCGCCGCCGGTTCACCGGCGATGTGGCTGGTCCGGAAGATACACAGCCTCGAATATATCGGCTGGTGGGGGAACCGGATCATCGAGGCGGTCGCCGGCTGGGCGCTGCTGCTCGTCGTCAGTGGGCTTTATCTCTGGTGGCCGCGGGGCCGCGGCGTCGGAGTTTTTCGCCCGCGTCGCGCCAAAGGGCGGCCGTTTTGGCGAGATCTGCACGCCGTCACCGGAGCCTACGCCGCGCTCTTCATCGGCTTTCTCGCCCTCACCGGACTGCCGTGGTCCGGCGTATGGGGCGCCCAGTTCTACGACCTCTCCTACAAGGCGGGGCTGGGGATGCCGGACGGCTACTGGGGCTCCTACCCGACATCGAACGTCCCGACCGGCGCGGCGCTAGACCAGACGCCGTGGATACTGGAGCATCAGCCGATGCCGATCTCCGGCGCGGCAGAAGGCGTGCCGATTGGCCTCGACCGCATCATCGAATTGGTCGAAGCGACGGGGATTCACCCCGGATACGCGCTCGACATGCCCGGCGGGCCGGAGGGAGTTTTCACCGCTTCGGTCTACCCTGACGACATCACCTTCGAACGGGTGATCCATTTCGACCAGTACACCGGCGAGAAGCTCTTCGACATGGGCCTCGCCGATCTCGGCGCGCTCGGCCGGGCGGCGGAATGGGGGATCAGCGTCCATATGGGGCAGGAATTCGGCGCGCTGAATCAGGCCGCGATGTTGTTCGCTTGCGTTTCGATCATCCTGATGGCGGTCTCCGCCCTCGTTATGTGGTGGAAGCGCCGGCCGGCCGGCGGGCTCGGCGCGCCGCGGCCGCCGGCCGACTGGCGGGCGCCGCGCGCGATCCTCGTTTTCGCGGTAGTCGCCGGAATCGTCTTTCCGCTGGTCGGGCTGTCGCTTCTGGTGATGCTCGCGATCGACCTCGCGCTGCCGCTGGCGCTTCGCAAGCGCGTGGCCTGA
- the infC gene encoding translation initiation factor IF-3, whose protein sequence is MIRVPEIRLIDENGDNHGVVTPAHAIEMAQEVGLDVVEISPNANPPVCKIMDVGKFKYESQKKAAEAKKKQKIIEVKEVKFRPNIDTHDYDVKMRSVNRFLDEGDKVKVTLRFRGREMAHQELGRDLLRKIAGEIEGVAKVESMPKMEGRQMIMVVAPNRA, encoded by the coding sequence ATGATCCGCGTCCCTGAAATCCGTCTCATCGACGAGAACGGCGACAATCATGGCGTCGTCACGCCGGCGCACGCCATCGAGATGGCGCAGGAGGTCGGACTCGACGTGGTCGAGATTTCGCCGAACGCGAATCCGCCCGTCTGCAAGATCATGGATGTCGGCAAGTTCAAGTACGAAAGCCAGAAAAAGGCGGCCGAGGCGAAGAAGAAGCAGAAGATCATCGAGGTCAAGGAAGTCAAGTTCCGCCCGAATATCGACACGCATGACTACGACGTAAAGATGCGGAGCGTGAACCGGTTTCTTGACGAAGGCGACAAGGTCAAGGTGACGCTTCGGTTCCGGGGACGCGAGATGGCCCATCAGGAGCTTGGCCGCGATCTTCTGCGCAAGATCGCCGGCGAGATCGAGGGCGTCGCCAAGGTCGAATCCATGCCGAAGATGGAAGGCCGCCAGATGATCATGGTGGTGGCGCCGAACCGGGCCTGA
- the galU gene encoding UTP--glucose-1-phosphate uridylyltransferase GalU — MPSVRKAVFPVAGLGTRFLPATKAVPKEVLPLVDKPLIQYAIDEARAAGITDFIFVTAKGKSALENYFDSAPELVRALEEKGKPELLDMIRMADMPSGAISYIRQQEALGLGHAVWCARQLVGDEPFAVILPDDIIESETPCLKQMVEVYEDTGGNIVAAMEVGPEDVSKYGVMDPAKDDGRLVEMKGIVEKPKPGEAPSNLAAIGRYILSPRVMKNLSALKSGAGGEIQLTDAIAEEIKVGRPVYGLRFEGKRFDCGTKLGYLQATVAFALNRPEFHDDFAAFIEKTAKALKSG; from the coding sequence ATGCCGTCAGTTCGCAAAGCCGTCTTTCCCGTCGCCGGTCTCGGCACGCGATTCCTGCCCGCGACGAAGGCGGTGCCCAAGGAAGTGCTGCCGCTGGTCGACAAGCCTCTGATCCAGTACGCGATCGACGAGGCGCGCGCCGCCGGGATCACCGATTTCATCTTCGTCACCGCGAAGGGGAAATCCGCCCTGGAGAACTATTTCGACAGCGCGCCCGAACTGGTGCGGGCGCTGGAGGAAAAGGGCAAGCCCGAGCTTCTCGACATGATCAGGATGGCGGACATGCCCTCCGGCGCGATCAGCTATATCCGCCAGCAGGAGGCGCTGGGCCTCGGCCATGCGGTCTGGTGCGCGCGCCAGCTCGTCGGGGACGAACCCTTCGCGGTGATCCTGCCGGACGACATCATCGAGTCGGAGACGCCCTGCCTGAAACAGATGGTCGAGGTCTACGAGGACACCGGCGGCAATATCGTCGCCGCGATGGAGGTCGGGCCGGAGGATGTCTCCAAATACGGCGTCATGGACCCGGCCAAGGACGACGGCCGCCTGGTGGAGATGAAGGGCATCGTCGAGAAGCCGAAACCGGGGGAAGCGCCCTCGAACCTCGCGGCGATCGGCCGGTATATCCTCAGCCCTCGGGTGATGAAGAACCTCTCGGCGCTGAAATCCGGGGCGGGAGGCGAGATTCAACTCACTGACGCGATCGCCGAAGAGATCAAGGTCGGCCGGCCGGTCTACGGGCTGCGCTTCGAGGGAAAGCGCTTCGATTGCGGCACCAAGCTCGGCTATCTTCAGGCGACGGTCGCCTTCGCGCTGAACCGGCCCGAGTTTCACGATGACTTCGCCGCATTCATAGAAAAGACCGCGAAAGCGCTGAAATCAGGCTGA